A stretch of the Mesoaciditoga lauensis cd-1655R = DSM 25116 genome encodes the following:
- the infA gene encoding translation initiation factor IF-1, whose amino-acid sequence MSEKDVIRIEGRVLDSLPSTMFKVKLDNGLEILAHISGKMRQNFIKIVPGDKVVVELSPYDLKKGRIVYRKKN is encoded by the coding sequence ATGTCTGAAAAAGATGTTATAAGGATAGAAGGTAGGGTACTGGATTCTCTTCCCAGCACCATGTTTAAGGTTAAACTGGATAATGGTTTGGAAATTTTGGCTCACATTTCTGGAAAAATGAGACAAAATTTCATAAAAATCGTGCCTGGTGACAAGGTTGTAGTTGAACTATCTCCTTACGATCTTAAAAAGGGACGTATAGTATATAGAAAAAAGAATTAA
- the rpmJ gene encoding 50S ribosomal protein L36 produces the protein MKVRASVKKRCDACKIVRRNGVVRVICSKNPKHNQRQG, from the coding sequence ATGAAAGTCAGAGCATCTGTAAAAAAACGCTGTGATGCGTGCAAAATTGTAAGAAGAAATGGTGTGGTAAGGGTTATATGTTCCAAAAACCCAAAGCACAACCAAAGACAAGGTTAA